In Fimbriiglobus ruber, a genomic segment contains:
- a CDS encoding helix-turn-helix domain-containing protein has protein sequence MSRRRKDPLRSLTADERQDLIQISRSSAAPAVRVTRALMLLTVADGSDYQQAARAAGRQSGDAVSHLVARFNREGLIVLDPRHGGGHTPTPHGNVSCGRRHALRHPRLMAPRPGR, from the coding sequence ATGTCACGCCGTCGGAAGGATCCGCTCCGTTCCCTCACGGCGGATGAGCGCCAGGATCTGATTCAGATCAGCCGCAGTTCGGCTGCCCCGGCCGTCCGTGTCACTCGCGCTCTCATGCTCCTGACCGTGGCGGACGGCTCGGACTATCAGCAGGCCGCCCGGGCGGCCGGACGTCAGAGCGGCGATGCCGTCTCCCACCTCGTGGCCCGATTCAATCGGGAGGGATTGATCGTACTCGACCCGCGTCACGGCGGCGGGCACACGCCGACACCGCACGGCAACGTATCCTGCGGGAGGCGGCACGCACTCCGACACCCGAGGCTGATGGCACCGCGACCTGGTCGCTGA
- a CDS encoding helix-turn-helix domain-containing protein: MPGMAAKVVITERQQQVLQTMAFSRNCPQGLAHRAEIILLAFEGLTNEESAQKLRCERHGVGIWRTRWQKAFPRLTVIECVEKPPALRDAIEEVLGDLPRAGCGGTFTAEQIAQILAVACEPPEKSGRPVTHWTPRELADEVIQRGIVPSISVRHVGRFLKDGGPSATQEPVLAQRQTQGRGRLRAASA; this comes from the coding sequence ATGCCCGGGATGGCAGCCAAGGTCGTCATCACTGAACGGCAGCAACAGGTACTGCAAACGATGGCGTTCTCCCGGAACTGTCCACAAGGGCTCGCCCACCGCGCGGAAATCATCCTGCTCGCCTTCGAAGGGCTCACGAACGAAGAGAGCGCCCAAAAGCTTCGGTGTGAGCGGCACGGCGTCGGCATCTGGCGGACGCGCTGGCAAAAAGCCTTCCCGCGGTTGACGGTCATCGAATGTGTGGAGAAACCGCCCGCGTTGCGTGACGCCATCGAAGAGGTCCTCGGCGATTTGCCACGGGCCGGTTGCGGGGGCACGTTCACGGCCGAGCAGATCGCCCAGATCCTGGCGGTGGCTTGCGAACCCCCGGAGAAATCGGGGCGGCCGGTGACACACTGGACGCCCCGCGAACTGGCCGACGAAGTCATCCAACGCGGCATTGTTCCCTCGATTTCCGTCCGACACGTTGGACGTTTTTTAAAAGACGGCGGCCCTTCCGCCACACAAGAGCCGGTACTGGCTCAACGCCAAACCCAAGGACGGGGCCGCCTTCGAGCCGCAAGTGCGTGA
- a CDS encoding phytoene desaturase family protein, protein MPQSYDAIIIGAGHNGLVTAAYLAKAGLTVLVLERREIIGGCCITEELWPGYKVSTAAYVNSLLRPEIIRDLELKKHGFEMIPRSPSSFTPFPDGRYLLMGPDKDLTHREIAKFSAKDADAYPKYEAMLTRVADFLEPLLDETPPDPWGGVGDLYRLGKIAWKFRKLGRTAGAEAIEVLTGAARPVLDRWFESDELKATLATDAVIGAFAAPSMPGTAYVLFHHVMGECNGVRGVWGYVRGGMGTISSSIAAAAKQHGAEIKTNAAVAKILTRDGRAVGVALEDGTEFTAPRIASCADANVTFNKLTDPKDLPADFRAAVNRIDYSSATVKINVCLSEPPNFKALPGSGVGPQHHGTMHVCPNMDYIERAYDDAKYGKWAADPMLECTMATALDSSLAPPGKHILSMFVQYAPYHLKGTTWAAEKDKFADRCFDVLNEYAPNFKASVIDRVVIPPPEMERLWGITGGNIMQGTMSTSGMFSLRPVAGFAQYRTPVRGLYLCGAAAHPGGGVMGAAGRNAAREVLRDRVG, encoded by the coding sequence ATGCCGCAGTCTTACGACGCCATCATCATCGGGGCCGGACACAACGGGCTCGTCACCGCCGCCTACCTGGCGAAAGCCGGGCTCACGGTTCTCGTCCTCGAACGCCGCGAGATCATCGGCGGGTGCTGCATCACCGAGGAATTGTGGCCCGGGTACAAGGTGTCCACGGCGGCTTACGTGAACAGCCTGCTCCGCCCGGAAATCATCCGCGACCTGGAGTTGAAGAAGCACGGCTTCGAGATGATCCCGCGGAGCCCGTCGTCGTTCACCCCGTTCCCCGACGGCCGCTACCTGCTCATGGGGCCGGACAAAGACCTCACCCACCGCGAGATCGCCAAGTTCAGCGCGAAGGACGCCGACGCGTACCCCAAATACGAGGCCATGCTCACTCGTGTAGCCGACTTCCTCGAACCGCTCCTCGACGAGACGCCGCCCGACCCGTGGGGCGGCGTCGGCGACCTCTACCGGCTGGGCAAGATCGCGTGGAAGTTCCGCAAGCTCGGCCGGACGGCCGGGGCGGAGGCGATCGAGGTGCTGACCGGGGCCGCTCGTCCCGTCCTCGACCGCTGGTTCGAGTCGGACGAGTTGAAGGCCACCCTCGCCACGGACGCGGTGATCGGGGCGTTCGCCGCGCCGTCGATGCCCGGGACCGCTTACGTGTTGTTTCACCACGTCATGGGCGAGTGCAACGGCGTCCGCGGCGTGTGGGGGTACGTCCGCGGCGGGATGGGGACGATCAGTAGCAGCATCGCGGCCGCGGCGAAACAGCACGGCGCGGAGATCAAGACGAACGCCGCGGTGGCGAAGATCCTCACCCGCGACGGCCGGGCCGTCGGCGTCGCCCTGGAAGACGGGACCGAGTTCACCGCCCCGCGGATCGCGTCATGCGCGGACGCCAACGTGACGTTCAACAAACTCACCGACCCGAAAGACCTGCCGGCCGACTTCCGCGCGGCGGTGAACCGGATCGACTACTCGTCGGCGACGGTGAAGATCAACGTCTGCCTGAGCGAGCCGCCGAACTTCAAGGCGCTCCCCGGCAGTGGCGTCGGCCCGCAGCACCACGGGACGATGCACGTCTGCCCGAACATGGACTACATCGAGCGGGCCTACGACGACGCCAAATACGGCAAGTGGGCCGCCGACCCGATGCTCGAATGCACGATGGCGACGGCCCTCGACAGTTCTCTCGCCCCGCCGGGCAAGCACATCCTGAGCATGTTCGTGCAGTACGCCCCGTACCACCTCAAGGGCACGACCTGGGCCGCGGAAAAGGACAAGTTCGCCGACCGCTGCTTCGACGTGTTGAACGAGTACGCCCCGAACTTCAAGGCGTCCGTCATCGACCGGGTGGTGATCCCGCCGCCGGAGATGGAGCGGCTCTGGGGCATCACTGGCGGGAACATCATGCAGGGAACGATGTCGACCTCCGGCATGTTCAGCCTGCGGCCGGTCGCGGGTTTTGCCCAGTACCGGACGCCGGTCCGGGGGCTCTACCTGTGCGGGGCGGCGGCCCACCCGGGCGGCGGAGTCATGGGGGCGGCCGGCCGCAACGCGGCCCGCGAGGTCCTGCGGGACCGGGTGGGGTGA
- a CDS encoding IS1380 family transposase yields the protein MKPIFRRWFQKGKARIDRRLDQTRNPLSPEPVLKARNIHYEVSDKAQAIHCGGIGLIHALGQRFGLAKTIDQKLHLLKFHVPYHESDHVLTLAYNPLCGGTCLQDLELLRNDETFLNALDARRIPDPTTAGDFCRRFLASDVETLIDAINEVRRRVWAEQPESFFDCATIDLDGTLVGTTGQCKEGMDIAYDGTWGYHPLVVSLAETGEVLSIVNRPGNRPSHEGAAREVNRSLVLCLEAGFRTVLLRGDTDFSQTQYLDGWNAIRKTRFLFGYDAVSTLVRKAEELPDHAWRRLTRPARYHVNTQPRRTPENVKARIVTEREYETLRLDSEDIAEFEYRPTACRQKYRMVVIRKNITRAKGEAALFDDVRYFFYITNEREWSADAIVFSANDRCHQENLHAQLKSGVRALRAPVDTLESNWAYMVMTALGWNVKAWWALSLPEPPGRWRDKYRQEKRWVLGLEFRSFVHAFVGLPCQVLRTGRKLVYRLLSWNPHLRVFFRLVETLNC from the coding sequence GTGAAACCTATCTTCCGCCGCTGGTTCCAAAAAGGCAAGGCCCGCATCGATCGCCGACTCGATCAAACGCGCAATCCGCTCAGCCCCGAGCCCGTGCTCAAAGCCCGCAACATCCACTATGAGGTCTCCGACAAAGCCCAGGCCATCCACTGCGGTGGCATCGGCCTCATCCATGCGCTGGGTCAACGATTCGGGCTCGCCAAGACCATCGACCAAAAACTTCATCTGCTCAAATTCCACGTCCCGTATCACGAATCCGATCACGTCCTCACTCTCGCCTACAACCCGCTCTGCGGCGGCACCTGCCTTCAAGACCTCGAACTCCTCCGCAACGACGAGACCTTCCTCAACGCCCTGGACGCGCGACGCATCCCCGACCCCACCACCGCGGGCGACTTCTGCCGCCGCTTCTTGGCGTCCGATGTCGAAACGCTGATCGACGCGATCAACGAGGTCCGTCGTCGCGTCTGGGCCGAGCAACCCGAGTCGTTCTTCGACTGCGCGACGATCGATCTGGATGGCACCCTCGTCGGGACCACCGGTCAGTGCAAGGAGGGAATGGACATCGCCTACGACGGCACCTGGGGTTATCACCCGTTGGTCGTTTCGCTGGCCGAGACCGGGGAGGTCCTCAGCATCGTGAATCGTCCGGGGAATCGCCCGTCGCACGAGGGCGCGGCCCGGGAAGTCAACCGCTCGCTGGTGTTGTGCCTCGAGGCCGGTTTTCGCACGGTCCTCTTGCGGGGCGACACCGATTTCTCGCAGACCCAGTATCTGGATGGCTGGAACGCCATCCGCAAGACGCGGTTCCTTTTCGGCTACGATGCCGTGTCCACTCTGGTGCGGAAAGCCGAGGAACTCCCGGACCACGCGTGGCGGCGGCTGACCCGCCCCGCCCGTTACCACGTGAACACGCAACCGCGGCGGACGCCGGAAAACGTCAAGGCCAGGATCGTGACGGAGCGGGAGTACGAGACGCTCCGTTTGGACTCGGAGGACATCGCCGAGTTCGAGTATCGGCCCACCGCCTGCCGCCAGAAGTACCGGATGGTGGTGATCCGCAAGAACATCACCCGCGCGAAAGGCGAGGCGGCGCTGTTCGATGACGTGCGTTACTTCTTTTACATCACCAACGAGCGGGAGTGGTCGGCGGACGCGATTGTGTTCTCGGCCAACGACCGGTGCCACCAGGAGAACCTGCACGCCCAGTTGAAGAGCGGCGTGCGGGCGTTGCGGGCGCCGGTGGACACGCTGGAAAGCAACTGGGCGTACATGGTGATGACGGCACTGGGCTGGAACGTGAAGGCGTGGTGGGCGTTGTCGTTGCCGGAACCGCCGGGCCGCTGGCGAGACAAGTATCGTCAGGAGAAGCGGTGGGTGTTGGGTTTGGAGTTCCGGAGTTTCGTCCACGCATTCGTCGGGCTGCCGTGCCAGGTTCTCCGGACGGGCCGCAAGCTAGTTTATCGTCTGTTGAGTTGGAACCCTCATTTACGGGTCTTCTTCCGACTGGTCGAGACGTTGAACTGTTGA
- a CDS encoding helix-turn-helix domain-containing protein: MPRRQKNPLRPLTAEERAELTALSHAQSAPAIEVTRATLLLLVSGGQAYQCAADTVGRKSGDAVAHLVARFNTDGLAAVTPRHGGGRVSIDDADARNRILREARRTPTPQHDGTATWSLTLLRKALRTAPDGLPRVSTYTIWRVRHDAKFTFQRTRTWCPTGQAIRKRKAGVVTVTDPETESKKK; this comes from the coding sequence ATGCCGCGCCGTCAGAAGAACCCCCTCCGCCCGCTGACCGCCGAAGAACGGGCGGAACTCACAGCGCTCAGCCATGCCCAATCGGCCCCGGCCATAGAGGTAACCCGTGCAACGCTTCTTCTGCTCGTGAGTGGTGGGCAAGCGTATCAGTGTGCGGCCGACACGGTCGGTCGCAAGAGCGGAGATGCAGTCGCCCACTTGGTCGCCCGATTCAACACGGACGGTTTGGCCGCCGTCACGCCCCGACACGGAGGCGGACGGGTATCGATCGACGACGCGGACGCCCGGAACCGCATCTTGCGAGAAGCACGGCGAACGCCGACCCCACAACACGATGGGACCGCGACGTGGTCGTTGACCCTGTTGCGTAAGGCACTGCGGACCGCCCCCGATGGGCTCCCGCGGGTGTCGACGTACACCATCTGGCGGGTTCGGCATGACGCCAAGTTTACCTTCCAGCGAACCCGCACCTGGTGTCCCACGGGTCAGGCGATCCGTAAACGCAAAGCGGGGGTGGTGACGGTCACCGACCCGGAAACCGAGTCGAAAAAAAAGTGA
- a CDS encoding DNA2/NAM7 family helicase: MNLPEALMAALPLKAEALIVVVGEHRQMPPIVKHDWDAEARRTFRQFQAYRSLFDTLRAQNLPMIRFAESFRLHGAMAEFPRQEIYRHDGIAYHSKNTTVLNARPGGDVFTAAVLAPTYPLIVVVHDEGAARCGTGSSRS; encoded by the coding sequence ATGAACCTGCCGGAGGCGCTGATGGCGGCACTGCCGCTCAAGGCCGAGGCCCTCATCGTGGTGGTCGGGGAGCACCGACAGATGCCGCCGATCGTGAAGCACGACTGGGACGCCGAGGCCCGCCGGACGTTCCGCCAGTTCCAGGCGTACCGGAGCCTGTTCGACACCCTGCGCGCGCAGAACCTGCCGATGATCCGGTTCGCCGAGAGCTTCCGCCTGCACGGGGCGATGGCCGAGTTCCCGCGACAGGAAATCTACCGGCACGACGGGATCGCGTACCACTCGAAGAACACCACCGTCCTCAACGCCCGCCCGGGTGGAGACGTCTTCACCGCGGCCGTCCTCGCCCCGACGTACCCGCTGATCGTGGTGGTCCACGACGAGGGGGCAGCCAGGTGCGGAACCGGTTCGAGCAGGAGCTGA
- a CDS encoding IS630 family transposase yields MRGRKPEALTIPSSEVIELERVAHRDTSPWYQVRRARIILGMASGERQEVLASQLGCDASTVWRTCQRYRNLGLSGLLADHRQDHSGRDMSITPVQRAQIVELACLEPIARGLHITHWSSDDLACQAVSDGIVAGISPRAVRNILADVDLQPHRTRYWKTPRLDARFKERAEQVLWCYANASRLAQRGTWVVCVDEIPTFQVLERDPLRRAIPGSIEQQEFDYTRHGTVNMLVFLVVHSGLMELAFLASNDAEHDRPELELFRRQHKELHGIFLIQDGGSSHVAASTRSYFGDRGGWWKPRYTPANASWLNQAEILIHAFKHYYLKRSSWKSQEEFKTHVLASGPEYNRRYAHPFEWTWTNQKMRQWFAKHEA; encoded by the coding sequence ATGCGAGGACGCAAGCCTGAAGCGTTGACCATCCCCTCTTCGGAGGTCATCGAGTTGGAGCGGGTGGCTCACCGGGACACGTCGCCTTGGTATCAAGTTCGGCGTGCTCGAATCATCCTGGGTATGGCTTCGGGTGAGCGGCAAGAAGTCCTCGCTTCCCAACTGGGTTGTGATGCGTCTACCGTCTGGCGGACGTGCCAACGCTATCGCAACCTGGGGCTGAGCGGCTTGCTTGCCGATCACAGGCAAGACCACTCTGGGCGCGACATGAGCATCACCCCTGTGCAACGGGCACAGATCGTCGAACTGGCCTGTCTGGAGCCCATAGCCAGGGGGTTGCACATCACCCATTGGTCCAGTGACGACCTGGCCTGCCAGGCCGTCAGCGATGGAATCGTTGCGGGTATCAGCCCCCGGGCCGTGCGAAACATCTTGGCCGATGTCGATTTGCAGCCCCATCGCACCCGCTACTGGAAGACGCCGCGACTGGACGCTCGATTCAAGGAAAGGGCGGAGCAAGTCCTTTGGTGCTATGCCAATGCGTCGCGGTTGGCCCAGCGGGGCACTTGGGTCGTGTGCGTCGATGAGATCCCGACGTTCCAAGTTTTGGAGCGTGACCCGCTCCGCCGAGCCATCCCCGGGTCGATCGAGCAACAGGAGTTCGACTACACCCGGCACGGGACGGTCAACATGCTGGTGTTCCTGGTGGTGCATAGCGGCTTGATGGAATTGGCCTTCCTGGCGAGCAACGACGCCGAACACGATCGCCCGGAGTTGGAACTGTTTCGTCGGCAACACAAGGAGTTGCACGGGATCTTCCTGATCCAGGACGGTGGGTCGAGCCACGTAGCCGCCAGCACGCGGAGCTATTTTGGCGACCGTGGTGGATGGTGGAAGCCGCGGTACACGCCGGCCAACGCCTCGTGGCTGAATCAGGCAGAAATACTGATCCATGCATTCAAACATTATTACCTAAAACGATCGTCATGGAAGAGTCAGGAGGAGTTTAAGACCCATGTATTGGCTTCTGGCCCCGAGTACAACCGCCGCTACGCCCATCCCTTTGAGTGGACTTGGACCAATCAGAAGATGCGTCAGTGGTTTGCAAAGCACGAGGCATGA
- a CDS encoding IS701 family transposase, with the protein MTEQEIVGVGPAFARYLGRYRDVFRQDRTAAHFDTYCRGLLSDLPRKSIEPIALASGTTVRTLQLFVTTSVWSYDEARTRLHRFVADTLADLPTDPVGTVGVIDETSSRKWGDHTPGVQRQYLGCVGKVDNGIVTVHVGVTKGTFRTLLDADLFLPESWDVDRARCQAAGIPDTVRHHPKWRLALDQLLRANTNGITFDWLTFDEGYGAAVPLLTVLGVMGQRFVGEIPTNFAVRDAAGGPSRRADERLTGGHAERGRVYRLTRQTTRPSVWRVATAIVWVADRKHTLMVARNDATGEIKYFLTNATAEPVARILAVAFRRWTVEHLFRVAKQEVGLMHYEGRDYTGLMRHLTLAVVVLGFVAAHTERLRGEKPRRDDGAGVPGAQRPVRDPVPAATGNRGHPTYQRRNSIPPAAKQASHPIS; encoded by the coding sequence ATGACCGAGCAGGAAATCGTGGGCGTCGGCCCGGCGTTCGCCCGGTATCTGGGCCGGTATCGGGACGTGTTCCGGCAGGACCGCACGGCCGCCCACTTCGACACGTATTGTCGGGGCCTGTTATCCGACCTGCCGCGGAAATCGATCGAACCGATCGCGTTGGCGAGCGGGACGACGGTCCGTACCCTCCAGTTGTTCGTGACGACCTCGGTGTGGTCGTACGACGAGGCCCGGACGCGGTTGCACCGATTCGTGGCCGATACGCTGGCCGATCTCCCGACCGATCCCGTCGGAACGGTCGGGGTGATCGACGAGACGAGCAGCCGGAAGTGGGGGGATCACACTCCGGGCGTCCAACGGCAGTACCTGGGGTGTGTGGGCAAGGTCGACAATGGGATCGTGACCGTCCACGTGGGGGTCACCAAGGGCACCTTTCGTACCCTGTTGGACGCCGACCTGTTCCTACCCGAGTCGTGGGACGTGGACCGCGCGCGGTGTCAGGCGGCCGGCATCCCGGACACCGTCCGGCACCACCCGAAGTGGCGGCTGGCCCTCGACCAACTCCTCCGGGCGAACACGAACGGGATCACGTTCGACTGGCTGACGTTCGACGAAGGGTACGGGGCAGCCGTCCCGCTCCTGACCGTGTTGGGCGTGATGGGACAGCGGTTCGTGGGTGAAATCCCGACGAATTTCGCCGTCCGGGACGCGGCCGGGGGCCCCTCCCGGCGGGCCGACGAGCGGTTGACCGGGGGTCACGCCGAGCGGGGGCGAGTGTACCGGTTGACCCGCCAGACGACCCGCCCGTCGGTCTGGCGGGTGGCCACCGCCATCGTCTGGGTGGCCGACCGCAAGCACACCCTGATGGTCGCCCGCAACGACGCGACCGGGGAGATCAAGTACTTCCTGACGAACGCCACGGCCGAGCCGGTGGCTCGGATTCTCGCCGTCGCCTTCCGCCGGTGGACGGTCGAGCATCTATTCCGGGTCGCCAAACAGGAAGTCGGACTGATGCACTACGAGGGGCGGGATTACACGGGGCTGATGCGGCACCTGACCCTGGCCGTGGTCGTCCTCGGATTCGTCGCCGCCCACACGGAGCGGCTCCGGGGGGAAAAACCCAGACGTGACGATGGAGCAGGTGTGCCGGGCGCTCAACGTCCGGTGCGCGATCCTGTTCCGGCGGCGACGGGGAACCGGGGCCACCCAACATACCAGCGACGTAATTCAATACCACCAGCGGCGAAACAAGCAAGCCACCCGATCTCATAA
- a CDS encoding transposase has protein sequence MRDVCETDRAAPKRLDVEGIHTVCVDEKTSIQALEPKAPTKPMRPGPIERREVEYTRHGTQVLIGNFEVAMGDVIAPTVQQTRGEVDFATHIPGTLATDPTAGGIFVADNLTTHCSATLVLPIAGFCGIPADTLGVKGESGVLKSVATRKAFLSDRSHRVRFVYVPKHTSWLNQIEIWFSVLSRRVIRRGVFRSTTDLRDRILKFIDYYNDTMAKPYKWTYAGRPLNV, from the coding sequence GTGCGTGACGTGTGCGAAACGGATCGGGCCGCGCCGAAACGGCTGGATGTCGAGGGCATTCACACGGTGTGCGTCGACGAGAAGACGAGTATCCAGGCGCTCGAACCGAAGGCCCCGACCAAGCCGATGCGGCCCGGCCCGATCGAACGACGCGAGGTCGAATACACGCGGCACGGCACCCAAGTGCTGATCGGTAACTTCGAAGTCGCAATGGGCGACGTGATCGCTCCGACCGTTCAACAGACGCGGGGGGAAGTCGACTTCGCCACCCACATCCCGGGCACCCTCGCGACGGACCCGACGGCCGGTGGGATCTTCGTGGCCGACAACTTGACCACCCACTGTTCGGCCACCCTGGTGCTGCCGATCGCGGGCTTCTGCGGCATCCCGGCCGACACCCTCGGTGTGAAGGGGGAGAGCGGGGTGCTGAAATCGGTGGCGACCCGGAAGGCATTCTTGAGCGACCGGAGCCACCGCGTGCGGTTCGTGTACGTGCCGAAACACACCTCGTGGTTGAATCAGATTGAGATCTGGTTCAGCGTCCTGAGTCGCCGCGTGATCCGCCGCGGCGTGTTCCGTTCGACGACCGACTTGCGGGATCGGATTCTGAAGTTCATCGACTATTACAACGACACGATGGCGAAGCCGTACAAATGGACGTACGCCGGTCGACCGTTAAACGTGTGA
- a CDS encoding transposase: protein MWRPSSTRTPRQKKLIADAYTLGASLGLEVWCEDEAGPFQAVPHPGESWQPEGHPARQPHEYVRGGTAKVLTLFRPADGHVRVEGTTTCPNTVLHPWLKRELSAILADLPDPPPTVDRSRAAWERWQAGLIQPITLPAELPPLRVLLVLDNLAGHKTPALVLWLFAHGIMPLFTPVSGSWLNIAESIQRVLKRRALAGEYPTNPAEIISRFESVAKHWNASPTPFVWGGKRAARRKAQRERRHAVGGSGAFTRQPIRRRSYGHVRGK, encoded by the coding sequence GTGTGGCGACCGTCATCGACCCGAACGCCTCGCCAAAAAAAGCTGATCGCGGACGCGTACACCCTGGGCGCGTCTCTGGGGCTGGAGGTCTGGTGCGAGGACGAGGCTGGGCCGTTCCAGGCTGTCCCGCACCCGGGCGAGTCGTGGCAACCGGAGGGCCACCCGGCCCGGCAACCGCACGAGTACGTGCGCGGCGGGACGGCCAAGGTACTCACCCTGTTCCGCCCGGCTGATGGGCACGTCCGGGTGGAGGGAACGACGACCTGCCCGAATACCGTATTGCACCCGTGGCTGAAGCGGGAGTTGTCTGCCATCCTGGCCGATCTCCCGGACCCACCGCCCACGGTGGACCGGTCGCGGGCGGCATGGGAGCGGTGGCAGGCGGGCCTGATCCAACCGATCACCCTCCCGGCCGAGTTGCCCCCGTTGCGGGTTCTGTTGGTGCTGGACAACTTGGCCGGTCACAAGACGCCGGCATTGGTGCTGTGGCTGTTCGCCCACGGGATTATGCCCCTATTCACGCCCGTCAGCGGGTCGTGGCTGAACATAGCCGAGAGCATCCAGCGGGTACTCAAGCGGCGGGCGTTGGCCGGGGAGTATCCAACCAACCCGGCCGAGATCATCAGCCGGTTCGAGTCAGTGGCGAAGCACTGGAACGCGTCCCCGACGCCGTTCGTCTGGGGCGGCAAGCGGGCCGCCCGGCGGAAGGCGCAGCGCGAGCGACGGCACGCCGTCGGTGGCTCGGGAGCCTTTACCCGCCAACCGATCCGGCGCCGAAGTTATGGCCACGTTCGAGGCAAGTGA
- a CDS encoding ISKra4 family transposase, with protein sequence MPTLTIEYQTDAERMAFEQAIAYVQNLNQLAHTAEHGTVLAVCEQLALSGGRQLLRETLAATLQTRADTTDAKKKVPGHRRKGRHTRWILTALGTLRFGRQYTTTADGGHFLADDTLGIDGYVSPAAERMAVFAGTRDSFAHAQHTLRELCGWHLDDEVIRQLTHAAARRATAHRETRTDDERMARAPGDLEVAIDAGKVNTDTGWRDVKLAVFCRRKAGPPVGLDQWKDRTLPTPSVRAVVAAIEEASAFAGRVRAESDRLNVTTAADLTVLGDGAEWIWNLSAAVVPQAAGVLDAFHAIAHVADAVKAIWTEPSAAAERIATGRRALLGQGKVGIETWIADRFGELPAGADGEPLIGLATDLLPHATRREYASRLARGRSIGSGLVEGSIKQFVNRRLKQTGAKWKVAHVGPLVELAALIDTPDWNTLWVAA encoded by the coding sequence ATGCCGACGCTCACGATCGAGTACCAGACGGATGCGGAACGGATGGCTTTCGAACAGGCTATCGCGTACGTTCAGAACCTGAACCAACTGGCACACACCGCCGAACACGGGACCGTCCTGGCGGTCTGCGAGCAACTCGCCCTGAGCGGCGGGCGGCAACTCCTCCGCGAGACCCTGGCGGCCACCCTCCAGACCCGGGCCGACACGACCGACGCGAAAAAAAAAGTTCCCGGCCACCGCCGCAAGGGGCGGCACACCCGTTGGATTTTGACCGCCCTCGGCACCCTCCGCTTCGGTCGGCAGTACACCACCACCGCCGACGGCGGACACTTCCTCGCCGACGACACCCTCGGCATCGACGGTTACGTGAGCCCGGCCGCCGAGCGCATGGCCGTGTTCGCCGGCACCCGGGATTCGTTCGCCCACGCCCAGCACACCCTGCGGGAATTGTGCGGTTGGCACCTCGACGATGAGGTCATCCGCCAGCTCACGCACGCGGCCGCCCGTCGCGCCACGGCTCACCGCGAGACGCGGACCGACGACGAACGTATGGCCCGGGCACCCGGCGACCTCGAAGTCGCCATCGACGCCGGTAAGGTCAACACCGACACGGGCTGGCGGGACGTCAAACTGGCCGTCTTTTGCCGGCGGAAAGCGGGGCCGCCGGTGGGGTTGGACCAGTGGAAGGACCGGACACTTCCTACCCCGTCGGTCCGCGCGGTGGTCGCCGCGATTGAAGAAGCGAGTGCGTTCGCCGGACGGGTGCGGGCCGAGTCGGATCGACTGAATGTCACGACCGCCGCCGACCTCACGGTCCTGGGCGACGGGGCCGAGTGGATCTGGAATCTGAGCGCGGCCGTCGTCCCCCAGGCGGCCGGGGTCCTGGATGCCTTCCACGCCATCGCGCATGTGGCGGACGCGGTGAAGGCGATCTGGACCGAGCCATCGGCCGCGGCCGAGCGGATCGCCACCGGCCGGCGGGCGTTGCTGGGCCAGGGCAAGGTCGGGATCGAAACGTGGATCGCGGATCGGTTCGGCGAGTTGCCGGCGGGGGCGGATGGCGAACCGCTGATCGGTCTGGCCACGGATCTGCTGCCGCACGCGACGCGACGCGAGTATGCCTCTCGGCTGGCCCGAGGCCGGAGCATTGGCAGCGGGCTGGTGGAAGGGTCGATCAAGCAGTTCGTCAACCGGCGTCTGAAGCAGACCGGGGCGAAGTGGAAGGTCGCCCACGTCGGCCCGCTGGTGGAATTGGCCGCGTTGATCGACACGCCCGATTGGAATACGCTCTGGGTCGCAGCATAA